Proteins encoded by one window of Kribbella italica:
- a CDS encoding ABC transporter substrate-binding protein, giving the protein MRARRPVALALAGLLAAALAACSNGDTNNSNASSGGGATVLNVGMPNGPQTENHNPFLGSSSGASLGYRWMIYEPLVMINALKPQEKGKPWLATDFVWADNFKKVTFTIRDGVTWSDGKPMTAEDVAYSFQLRKDNEGLNQDAIPYGTITQSGNKVDLTFTRSQFVNQNKILGVFVIPKAQWSAFKDPSQDTVKNPIGTGPYKLKSFTPQTTTLELRDKYWQELPKVKELRYTSYNDNNAQTTALANGASEWSFVFVPNVKTVFQAKDEKNHKVWAPGTLGIHGLWINTTVKPFDNPALRRAMDKVINRDDIFTQAEAGYFYPKIESVTGIPAPAGESFIAPEFKDKKHAVDVEAAKTELTGAGFKLEGETLKDPTGKPVTITLTNPAGWSDYVTSLEIIKDNLSQIGIKATVDKANQDAWFKAFDEGNFQAGMHWTNGGATPYDIYQNIMDGKILKPVGKGGVSGNYGRFSNADATKALDEYANAADDAARTAALNTLQKIMVDQMPIIPTGASNIGALYSTKNWVGWPDDTNPYGPAQPTQQNALEIVLKLKPAGA; this is encoded by the coding sequence ATGCGAGCACGACGCCCAGTCGCGCTGGCCCTCGCGGGCCTGCTCGCGGCAGCACTGGCTGCCTGCAGCAACGGGGACACGAACAACTCGAACGCCAGCTCCGGCGGCGGCGCCACGGTGCTCAACGTGGGCATGCCGAACGGCCCGCAGACGGAGAACCACAACCCGTTCCTCGGTTCCTCCTCGGGCGCCTCGCTCGGGTACCGGTGGATGATCTACGAGCCGCTGGTGATGATCAACGCGCTCAAGCCGCAGGAGAAGGGCAAGCCCTGGCTGGCCACCGACTTCGTCTGGGCCGACAACTTCAAGAAGGTCACCTTCACGATCCGCGACGGCGTCACCTGGTCCGACGGCAAGCCGATGACCGCCGAGGACGTGGCCTACTCCTTCCAGCTCCGCAAGGACAACGAGGGGCTGAACCAGGACGCGATCCCGTACGGCACGATCACCCAGTCCGGGAACAAGGTCGACCTGACCTTCACCCGGTCGCAGTTCGTCAACCAGAACAAGATCCTCGGCGTCTTCGTGATCCCCAAGGCCCAGTGGTCGGCGTTCAAGGACCCGAGCCAGGACACCGTCAAGAACCCGATCGGCACCGGCCCGTACAAGCTGAAGTCGTTCACCCCGCAGACCACCACGCTGGAGCTGCGCGACAAGTACTGGCAGGAGCTGCCGAAGGTCAAGGAGCTGCGCTACACGTCGTACAACGACAACAACGCGCAGACCACCGCGCTGGCCAACGGCGCCTCGGAGTGGAGCTTCGTCTTCGTCCCGAACGTGAAGACGGTCTTCCAGGCCAAAGACGAGAAGAACCACAAGGTCTGGGCGCCGGGCACGCTGGGCATCCACGGCCTGTGGATCAACACCACCGTGAAGCCGTTCGACAACCCGGCGCTGCGCCGGGCGATGGACAAGGTGATCAACCGCGACGACATCTTCACCCAGGCCGAGGCCGGGTACTTCTACCCGAAGATCGAGTCCGTCACCGGGATCCCCGCCCCGGCCGGTGAGTCGTTCATCGCGCCGGAGTTCAAGGACAAGAAGCACGCCGTCGACGTCGAGGCCGCCAAGACCGAGCTGACCGGCGCGGGCTTCAAGCTCGAGGGCGAGACGCTGAAGGACCCGACCGGCAAGCCGGTCACCATCACGCTGACCAACCCGGCCGGCTGGTCCGACTACGTCACCAGTCTGGAGATCATCAAGGACAACCTGTCCCAGATCGGGATCAAGGCCACCGTCGACAAGGCCAACCAGGACGCCTGGTTCAAGGCGTTCGACGAGGGCAACTTCCAGGCCGGGATGCACTGGACCAACGGCGGCGCGACGCCGTACGACATCTACCAGAACATCATGGACGGCAAGATCCTGAAGCCGGTCGGCAAGGGTGGCGTGAGCGGCAACTACGGCCGCTTCAGCAACGCCGACGCGACCAAGGCGCTGGACGAGTACGCCAACGCGGCCGACGACGCGGCCCGGACGGCGGCGCTGAACACGCTGCAGAAGATCATGGTCGACCAGATGCCGATCATCCCGACCGGTGCCTCCAACATCGGTGCGCTCTACAGCACCAAGAACTGGGTCGGGTGGCCGGACGACACCAACCCGTACGGGCCGGCCCAGCCGACCCAGCAGAACGCGCTGGAGATCGTCCTCAAGCTCAAGCCCGCAGGGGCCTGA
- a CDS encoding ABC transporter ATP-binding protein, whose protein sequence is MTATPAAPPTTTDDVVLEAENLTKHFPVRRGLRDLFTKERKAVHAVDDIQLTLRRGRVTALVGESGSGKSTVARLMAQLYKRTDGDIRLHGDLITVNGGRAFRAYCRRVQMIFQDPFASLNPVHTVRYHLTRALKIHGRAGNGSADLEQNLNALLLRVQLTPPERYLDKFPHELSGGQRQRVSIARALGANPEVLLADEPVSMLDVSIRLGVLNLLRDLKERLDLAILYITHDIASARYFADETLVMYAGRMVEGGDSETVTQNPAHPYTRLLIESAPDPDRLDRVGDAKDAPEDEAGGEPPSLIAPPTGCRFHPRCVHAMPKCSTDLPPRFELPLVDSGQAHWAACWLYEEGAAK, encoded by the coding sequence ATGACGGCGACGCCAGCAGCACCACCGACCACGACCGACGACGTGGTCCTCGAGGCCGAGAACCTCACCAAACACTTCCCCGTACGCCGGGGCCTGCGCGACCTGTTCACCAAGGAGCGCAAGGCCGTGCACGCGGTGGACGACATCCAGCTGACGCTGCGCCGCGGGCGGGTCACCGCCCTGGTCGGCGAGTCCGGCTCCGGCAAGTCGACCGTCGCCCGGTTGATGGCGCAGCTGTACAAGCGCACCGACGGCGACATCCGGCTGCACGGCGACTTGATCACCGTGAACGGCGGCCGCGCGTTCCGCGCCTACTGCCGCCGGGTGCAGATGATCTTCCAGGACCCGTTCGCCTCGCTGAACCCGGTCCACACCGTGCGCTACCACCTGACCCGCGCGCTGAAGATCCACGGCCGCGCGGGCAACGGCAGCGCCGATCTCGAGCAGAACCTGAACGCCCTGCTGCTGCGGGTCCAGCTGACCCCGCCGGAGCGCTACCTCGACAAGTTCCCGCACGAGCTGTCCGGCGGCCAGCGCCAGCGGGTGTCGATCGCCCGCGCGCTCGGCGCCAACCCCGAGGTGCTGCTGGCCGACGAGCCGGTCTCGATGCTCGACGTGTCCATCCGGCTCGGCGTACTGAACCTGCTGCGGGACCTGAAGGAACGCCTCGACCTGGCCATCCTCTACATCACCCACGACATCGCCTCGGCCCGGTACTTCGCCGACGAGACCCTGGTGATGTACGCCGGCCGGATGGTCGAGGGCGGCGACTCCGAGACCGTCACGCAGAACCCGGCCCACCCGTACACGCGGCTACTGATCGAGAGCGCGCCCGACCCCGACCGGCTGGACCGGGTCGGTGACGCCAAGGACGCGCCCGAGGACGAGGCCGGGGGTGAGCCGCCGAGCCTGATCGCGCCGCCGACCGGTTGCCGGTTCCACCCGCGCTGCGTGCACGCGATGCCGAAGTGCTCCACCGACCTGCCGCCGCGGTTCGAGCTACCGCTGGTCGACAGCGGCCAGGCCCACTGGGCGGCCTGCTGGCTCTACGAGGAAGGAGCGGCGAAGTGA
- a CDS encoding ABC transporter permease subunit, which yields MKFLLQRIAFYLFTAWAAITINFFIPRMIPGDPVTSLINKFQGQMSTEAINSLYVLFGLDKNASLWSQYVDYWGQVFKGDLGLSFTFFPTPVSEILGQSLPWTIALVGITTFASFVIGTGLGVLAGWRRGSWLDGLLPVTTFLSSIPYFWLGLIAITLLAGSGSFFPSSGGYEPGLVPAWDSVFIGSAVQHSLLPALTILISSVSGWILSMRNMMVTVASEDYITVAHAKGLSERRVMLSYAARNALLPNVSGFALSLGFIVGGTLLVEIVFSYPGIGYNLFQAVGAKDYPLMQGVFLVITISVLVANLIADIAYLLLDPRTRKEG from the coding sequence GTGAAGTTCCTGCTGCAACGGATCGCCTTCTACCTGTTCACCGCCTGGGCGGCGATCACGATCAACTTCTTCATCCCGCGGATGATCCCCGGTGACCCGGTCACCTCGCTGATCAACAAGTTCCAGGGCCAGATGAGCACCGAGGCGATCAACTCGCTGTACGTGCTGTTCGGCCTGGACAAGAACGCCAGCCTGTGGAGCCAGTACGTCGACTACTGGGGCCAGGTGTTCAAGGGCGATCTCGGCCTGTCGTTCACCTTCTTCCCGACGCCGGTCTCGGAGATCCTCGGCCAGAGCCTGCCGTGGACGATCGCGCTGGTCGGCATCACGACGTTCGCCAGCTTCGTCATCGGCACCGGCCTCGGAGTCCTGGCCGGCTGGCGGCGCGGCTCCTGGCTGGACGGGCTGCTCCCGGTGACGACGTTCCTGTCGTCGATCCCGTACTTCTGGCTCGGCCTGATCGCGATCACGCTGCTGGCCGGTTCGGGCAGCTTCTTCCCGTCGTCGGGCGGGTACGAGCCCGGCCTGGTGCCGGCCTGGGACAGCGTGTTCATCGGCAGCGCCGTCCAGCACAGCCTGCTGCCGGCGCTGACGATCCTGATCTCGTCGGTCAGCGGCTGGATCCTCAGCATGCGCAACATGATGGTCACCGTCGCCTCGGAGGACTACATCACCGTCGCGCACGCCAAGGGCCTGTCCGAGCGCCGGGTGATGCTCAGCTACGCCGCCCGCAACGCGCTGCTGCCGAACGTGTCCGGTTTCGCGCTGTCGCTCGGCTTCATCGTCGGCGGCACGCTGCTGGTGGAGATCGTCTTCTCCTACCCCGGCATCGGCTACAACCTGTTCCAGGCCGTCGGCGCGAAGGACTACCCGCTGATGCAGGGCGTCTTCCTGGTGATCACCATCTCGGTGCTGGTCGCCAACCTAATCGCCGACATCGCGTACCTGCTGCTCGACCCGCGTACCCGCAAGGAGGGCTGA
- a CDS encoding ABC transporter permease, with product MSAPTSTITAVTPDGPEVAAAPAKRQRLRFVANPKAATGLIVLALFCLIAIIGPWIAPYDPSARSADLIQPPSGAHWFGTTHLGQDIFSQILVGTRGVMFVGLLAGVIATALSVLIGVSSGFLGGVADEGLSALSNVFLVIPALPLIIIVASTIPGAGDLMVALVIGLTSWAWGARVLRAQTLSLRRRDYVEAARATGESTWRIITVEILPNLTAIIASGFVGTVIFAVMSEITLAFIGISTISEWNWGTILFWAQSQQALAQGAWWWFVPAGLAIAVLGTALSLVNFGIDEFVSPRLRSSGHTRVKTKDGHTVRMKVGFTPVLNTSGRKAPVTPVVRAGEAKGTV from the coding sequence ATGTCCGCACCGACCAGCACCATCACGGCGGTCACCCCCGACGGCCCCGAGGTCGCGGCCGCGCCGGCCAAGCGCCAGCGGCTGCGGTTCGTCGCGAACCCGAAGGCCGCCACCGGCCTGATCGTGCTCGCGCTGTTCTGCCTGATCGCGATCATCGGGCCGTGGATCGCGCCGTACGACCCGTCCGCGCGCAGCGCCGACCTGATCCAGCCGCCGTCGGGCGCGCACTGGTTCGGCACCACCCACCTGGGGCAGGACATCTTCTCCCAGATCCTGGTCGGCACCCGCGGCGTGATGTTCGTCGGCCTGCTGGCCGGCGTCATCGCGACCGCGCTGTCGGTCCTGATCGGGGTCAGCTCGGGGTTCCTCGGCGGCGTCGCCGACGAGGGGCTGTCCGCGCTGTCGAACGTCTTCCTGGTCATCCCGGCGCTGCCGCTGATCATCATCGTCGCCTCGACCATTCCCGGCGCCGGTGACCTGATGGTTGCCCTCGTCATCGGTCTGACCTCGTGGGCGTGGGGTGCTCGAGTACTGCGAGCACAGACGCTGTCGTTGCGGCGCCGCGACTATGTCGAGGCCGCCCGCGCGACCGGTGAGAGCACCTGGCGGATCATCACCGTCGAGATCCTGCCGAACCTGACCGCGATCATCGCCTCGGGCTTCGTCGGGACGGTGATCTTCGCGGTGATGTCGGAGATCACGCTGGCCTTCATCGGCATCTCGACGATCTCGGAGTGGAACTGGGGCACGATCCTGTTCTGGGCGCAGAGCCAGCAGGCCCTCGCCCAGGGCGCGTGGTGGTGGTTCGTCCCGGCCGGCCTGGCGATCGCCGTACTGGGCACCGCGCTGTCCCTGGTCAACTTCGGCATCGACGAGTTCGTCAGCCCGCGGCTGCGCAGCAGCGGGCACACCCGGGTGAAGACCAAGGACGGCCACACGGTCCGGATGAAGGTCGGGTTCACCCCGGTGCTGAACACCTCCGGCAGGAAGGCCCCGGTCACCCCGGTGGTCCGCGCCGGCGAAGCGAAGGGCACGGTCTGA
- a CDS encoding ABC transporter ATP-binding protein, with amino-acid sequence MAKQPVLEIKDFNVDYGLGDQAVRAVRDVTLTLHRGEVLGLAGESGSGKSTLAYGVTRLLPPPGVISGGSVVYHPPGDQPYDVMALSPAELRKFRWAETSIVFQGAMNSLNPVHKVSTQMLDVIRAHEPQLSSEARWARAKDMLKLVGISADRMDAYPHQLSGGMRQRVMIGMALVLEPQIVIMDEPTTALDVVMQRQILAQLVELRERLGFSVLFITHDLSLLVEFSDRIAIMYGGRIVEEARSADLYKDSLHPYSEGLLKSFPALRGPRRELSGIPGSPPDLRGMPTGCAFHPRCPHAFDRCSTEIPVLGVPEARNDPNRQVACWLPGRVPVA; translated from the coding sequence ATGGCGAAGCAACCAGTCCTGGAGATCAAGGACTTCAACGTCGACTACGGGCTGGGCGACCAGGCCGTGCGCGCGGTCCGCGACGTCACGCTGACCCTGCACCGCGGTGAGGTGCTCGGCCTGGCCGGCGAGAGCGGTTCCGGCAAGTCGACCCTCGCGTACGGCGTGACGCGGCTGCTCCCGCCGCCCGGCGTGATCAGCGGCGGCTCGGTCGTGTACCACCCGCCGGGCGACCAGCCGTACGACGTGATGGCGCTGTCGCCGGCCGAGCTGCGCAAGTTCCGCTGGGCCGAGACCTCGATCGTGTTCCAGGGCGCGATGAACTCACTCAACCCGGTGCATAAGGTCTCCACCCAGATGCTCGACGTGATCCGCGCGCACGAGCCGCAGCTCAGCTCCGAGGCCCGCTGGGCCCGGGCCAAGGACATGCTCAAGCTGGTCGGCATCTCCGCGGACCGGATGGACGCCTACCCGCACCAGCTGTCCGGCGGCATGCGGCAGCGGGTGATGATCGGGATGGCGCTCGTGCTCGAGCCGCAGATCGTGATCATGGACGAGCCGACCACCGCGCTGGACGTGGTGATGCAGCGCCAGATCCTGGCCCAGCTGGTCGAGCTGCGCGAGCGGCTCGGGTTCTCGGTGCTGTTCATCACCCACGACCTGTCGCTGCTGGTCGAGTTCTCGGACCGGATCGCGATCATGTACGGCGGCCGGATCGTCGAGGAGGCTCGCTCGGCCGACCTCTACAAGGACTCCCTGCACCCGTACAGCGAAGGACTGCTGAAGTCCTTCCCGGCGCTGCGTGGCCCGCGCCGGGAGCTGAGCGGGATCCCGGGCTCGCCGCCCGACCTGCGCGGCATGCCCACCGGCTGCGCCTTCCACCCTCGCTGCCCGCACGCGTTCGACCGCTGCTCGACGGAGATCCCCGTCCTCGGCGTCCCGGAGGCCAGGAACGACCCGAACCGTCAGGTGGCCTGCTGGCTGCCCGGCCGGGTCCCCGTCGCCTAA
- a CDS encoding GH1 family beta-glucosidase, with protein MNTSAAPTTTSEADLAARLPSGFRWGVATSAYQIEGAVDVDGRTPSIWDTFCRVPGAVHAGDHGDVACEHYTRMPADVALIKDLGMDTYRFSVSWTRVQPHGRGGVNPAGIAFYDRLVDELLAQGIDPWVTLYHWDLPQELEDAGGWPVRDTAYRFADYSMLVFDALSDRVDTWTTLNEPWCSAMLGYAYGAHAPGKRDYPAAVSAVHHLLLGHGLATERMREAAPRKLDIGITLNAATAYPASDAAPDREAARRADGMGARLYLDPLVHGRYPADVIADLASEGISLPVEDGDLATISTPIDVLGINYYFSQKFTGYAEDGSTVDAAGLPVSRTVPLDRPRTAMDWEIVPEGFTDLLVRISKDYPGLPMVITENGSAFDDEPDASGFVADEGRTAYFTSHLSAVADAIDQGADIRGYLAWSLLDNFEWAYGYEKRFGIVRVDYDTQKRTPKQSALYLRDLAQQHRTR; from the coding sequence ATGAACACATCTGCTGCCCCCACCACCACCTCCGAGGCGGACCTCGCGGCGCGACTGCCGAGCGGTTTCCGCTGGGGGGTGGCCACCTCGGCGTACCAGATCGAGGGCGCCGTCGACGTCGACGGCCGGACCCCCTCGATCTGGGACACCTTCTGCCGCGTCCCCGGCGCCGTGCACGCGGGCGACCACGGTGACGTCGCCTGCGAGCACTACACCCGGATGCCCGCGGACGTGGCCCTGATCAAGGATCTCGGGATGGACACCTACCGGTTCTCGGTGTCCTGGACCCGGGTCCAGCCGCACGGCCGCGGCGGGGTCAACCCGGCCGGGATCGCCTTCTACGACCGGCTGGTCGACGAACTCCTTGCCCAGGGCATCGACCCGTGGGTGACGCTCTACCACTGGGACCTGCCGCAGGAGCTCGAGGACGCCGGCGGCTGGCCCGTGCGTGACACGGCGTACCGGTTCGCGGACTACTCGATGCTGGTGTTCGACGCGTTGAGCGACCGGGTCGACACCTGGACGACGCTGAACGAGCCGTGGTGCTCGGCGATGCTCGGGTACGCGTACGGCGCGCACGCGCCCGGCAAGCGCGACTACCCGGCCGCCGTCTCCGCCGTCCACCACCTGCTGCTCGGCCACGGGCTCGCGACCGAGCGGATGCGCGAGGCGGCGCCGCGCAAGCTCGACATCGGGATCACGCTGAACGCCGCCACGGCGTACCCGGCCTCGGACGCCGCACCGGACCGGGAGGCTGCCCGCCGGGCCGACGGAATGGGCGCGCGCCTGTACCTGGACCCGCTGGTCCACGGGCGTTACCCCGCGGACGTGATCGCGGACCTGGCGTCGGAGGGTATTTCGCTGCCGGTCGAGGACGGTGACCTCGCGACCATCTCCACGCCGATCGATGTCCTGGGCATCAACTACTACTTCAGCCAGAAGTTCACCGGCTACGCCGAGGACGGCAGCACCGTCGACGCTGCCGGCCTCCCCGTCAGCCGGACCGTCCCGCTCGATCGCCCTCGCACCGCGATGGACTGGGAGATCGTCCCCGAGGGCTTCACCGACCTGCTGGTCCGGATCAGCAAGGACTACCCCGGCCTGCCGATGGTGATCACCGAGAACGGCTCCGCCTTCGACGACGAACCGGACGCCTCAGGTTTCGTCGCCGACGAGGGCCGTACGGCGTACTTCACCTCCCACCTGTCCGCCGTAGCCGACGCCATCGACCAAGGCGCCGACATCCGCGGCTACCTGGCCTGGTCCCTGCTCGACAACTTCGAATGGGCCTACGGCTACGAAAAGCGCTTCGGCATCGTCCGCGTCGACTACGACACCCAGAAGCGCACCCCGAAGCAGTCCGCCCTGTACCTCCGAGACCTGGCCCAGCAGCACCGCACCCGCTGA
- a CDS encoding DUF3626 domain-containing protein, protein MPTPPENAVRHLTELSSGPPLDPALRVTLNFQPDRPGLLDALASTGTYVSQFTTGTSNGGLTAHPGGDRWRWESRIFNGAYDEAPAHIRPVYGALNFRRRSAGAAPRFGSAHLRLTADVLPRTTFCYPDSTFEPTHFGVAARMSLIALAEADHQDPLDDYIEAQVHGPLRIDRDVEALVLDPSFRGTPVERAARRLPCPLEWHDGFKLTVEELRRHPYFRGPQYVVLAEHLADDGWLTPHVLAQAFGQYDAQDLKRVWHCLARFGSVS, encoded by the coding sequence ATGCCGACGCCACCCGAGAACGCCGTTCGGCACCTCACCGAACTGTCATCAGGCCCGCCGCTCGATCCGGCTCTGCGCGTGACCCTCAACTTCCAGCCCGACCGGCCGGGTCTGCTCGACGCGCTGGCTTCGACCGGCACCTATGTCTCCCAGTTCACGACCGGCACCAGCAACGGCGGTCTCACCGCCCACCCCGGCGGCGACCGCTGGCGCTGGGAGAGCAGGATCTTCAACGGCGCGTACGACGAGGCGCCGGCTCACATCCGTCCCGTCTACGGCGCGCTCAACTTCCGCCGCCGATCGGCCGGCGCGGCCCCACGCTTCGGTTCCGCCCATCTTCGACTGACCGCGGACGTCCTCCCCCGGACGACGTTCTGCTACCCCGACAGCACGTTCGAGCCGACCCACTTCGGCGTCGCCGCCAGGATGTCGCTGATCGCGCTCGCTGAGGCCGATCACCAGGATCCGCTCGACGACTACATCGAGGCCCAGGTCCACGGACCGCTCCGCATCGACCGCGATGTCGAGGCCCTGGTCCTCGACCCGAGCTTCCGCGGCACCCCCGTCGAACGCGCCGCCCGACGACTCCCTTGCCCCCTCGAATGGCACGACGGGTTCAAGCTGACCGTCGAAGAACTCCGACGTCACCCATACTTCCGGGGACCGCAGTACGTCGTACTGGCCGAACACCTGGCCGACGACGGTTGGTTGACTCCTCACGTCCTCGCCCAGGCGTTCGGCCAGTACGACGCCCAGGACCTCAAGCGCGTCTGGCACTGTCTCGCCCGCTTCGGTTCGGTCTCCTGA
- a CDS encoding DoxX family protein has product MSSIGTTVRTWKIQPGTIGLWILRLVLTAEFAAAGIMKLAGNEQMVAMFGELGTGQWLRYAVGVLEIAGALGLLIPRLCGLAALGLAALMTGAALTNAFVLDVSPAVPLAMLAVAGLVAWFRRSTIQALFRR; this is encoded by the coding sequence ATGAGCAGCATCGGTACGACGGTCAGGACGTGGAAGATCCAGCCGGGCACGATCGGGCTCTGGATCCTGCGGCTGGTGCTCACCGCCGAGTTCGCCGCCGCAGGGATCATGAAGCTGGCCGGTAACGAGCAGATGGTCGCCATGTTCGGCGAACTCGGCACCGGCCAGTGGCTGCGGTACGCCGTCGGCGTGCTCGAGATCGCCGGGGCGCTCGGCCTGCTGATCCCGCGCCTGTGCGGCCTGGCCGCGCTCGGCCTCGCGGCCCTGATGACCGGCGCCGCGCTCACCAACGCGTTCGTGCTCGACGTATCCCCGGCCGTCCCACTCGCCATGCTGGCAGTCGCCGGCCTGGTCGCCTGGTTCCGCCGGTCGACGATCCAGGCCCTTTTCCGGCGATGA
- a CDS encoding DinB family protein, giving the protein MDLKAELHQSLRTARATNLQKAAGLSEYDLRRPITPSGTNVLGVLKHLGGMEYGYLGGAFGRDLDREIPGDEDLLGGADMWARPDETSAYILDWYHQTCTNADRTIELHALDSPGWVEHFTPGHQTTTLAAMILRVLNEELRHGGHLDILRELLDGTTSPSNHPVDTAEYLAKVRAAAEAFAPAD; this is encoded by the coding sequence ATGGACCTGAAGGCCGAGCTCCACCAGTCCCTCCGCACCGCCCGAGCCACCAACCTGCAGAAGGCCGCGGGCTTGTCCGAGTACGACCTCCGCCGCCCGATCACGCCGTCCGGCACCAACGTCCTGGGCGTCCTGAAGCACCTGGGCGGCATGGAGTACGGCTACCTGGGCGGCGCTTTCGGCCGCGACTTGGACCGCGAGATCCCCGGCGACGAGGACCTCCTCGGCGGCGCCGACATGTGGGCCCGCCCCGACGAGACTTCGGCGTACATCCTGGACTGGTACCACCAGACCTGCACCAACGCCGACCGAACCATCGAGCTCCACGCCCTCGACTCCCCCGGCTGGGTCGAACACTTCACCCCCGGCCACCAGACCACCACCCTCGCCGCGATGATCCTCCGAGTCCTCAACGAAGAACTCCGCCACGGCGGCCACCTCGACATCCTCCGAGAACTCCTCGACGGCACCACGAGCCCGAGCAACCACCCCGTCGACACCGCCGAGTACCTCGCAAAGGTCCGCGCCGCGGCCGAGGCCTTCGCGCCGGCTGACTAG
- the tgmB gene encoding ATP-grasp ribosomal peptide maturase, giving the protein MDRPVLVLTCADDPTSDVVVGELNQRGVPVVRCDPADVLAGGLEVSATFGEQRMGGRLRTESRALDLAAVRAVYYRRPSSYVAPTELSDQDGRFAREQAKYGMAGILAEVRGRWVNHLWRSLEAEFKPTQLAVAHELGFVVPPTIITNQHHDVREFAATHGRLVYKPLQNADLTGPDGDALMIWVDEVDPAELDETVRLTLHLFQAKVDKIADVRVTVIGDETFSVRIDSPHVDWRRDYSQVSYTVIDVPDPVARACRRYLQRFGLLFGAFDFGLDHDGTWIWYECNTGGQWHWLELETGLPMTAAMVDLLETA; this is encoded by the coding sequence ATGGACCGACCTGTCCTGGTGCTGACCTGCGCGGATGATCCCACCTCCGACGTGGTCGTGGGCGAGCTGAACCAGCGCGGCGTGCCCGTGGTCAGATGCGACCCGGCCGACGTCCTCGCCGGTGGCCTGGAGGTCTCGGCCACCTTCGGCGAGCAGCGCATGGGCGGTCGCCTGCGGACGGAGTCCCGAGCGCTGGACCTCGCGGCCGTACGGGCTGTCTACTATCGCCGGCCATCGTCGTACGTCGCTCCTACCGAGCTGTCCGATCAGGACGGTCGGTTCGCTCGGGAGCAGGCGAAGTACGGCATGGCGGGGATCTTGGCCGAAGTCCGCGGCCGCTGGGTCAATCATCTCTGGCGAAGCCTCGAAGCGGAGTTCAAGCCGACCCAGCTGGCCGTCGCGCACGAACTCGGATTCGTGGTCCCGCCGACCATCATCACCAACCAGCACCACGACGTCCGCGAGTTCGCGGCGACCCACGGCAGGCTGGTCTACAAGCCGTTGCAGAACGCAGACCTGACCGGCCCGGACGGCGACGCGCTGATGATCTGGGTGGACGAGGTCGATCCGGCAGAGCTGGACGAGACCGTTCGGCTGACCCTGCATCTGTTCCAGGCGAAGGTGGACAAGATTGCCGACGTACGGGTCACCGTGATCGGTGACGAGACGTTCAGCGTTCGGATCGACTCGCCTCACGTGGACTGGCGACGGGACTACAGCCAGGTTTCTTACACAGTGATCGACGTACCTGACCCAGTGGCGCGAGCTTGCCGGCGTTACCTCCAACGGTTCGGGCTGCTCTTCGGGGCCTTCGACTTCGGGCTGGACCACGACGGGACCTGGATCTGGTACGAATGCAACACCGGCGGGCAGTGGCACTGGCTCGAGCTCGAGACCGGGCTGCCGATGACGGCAGCGATGGTGGATCTTTTGGAGACGGCATGA
- a CDS encoding putative ATP-grasp-modified RiPP has translation MTTTATARPWGVRRAARCASPPDDSSILTAEAIDPATQLGIFRDEDGRQVQAGPPKHGTSRAQFKSLPTGGGDGARPGKPDDTKVVEYVPD, from the coding sequence ATGACGACGACCGCAACTGCTCGGCCGTGGGGCGTACGACGAGCCGCCCGGTGCGCCTCCCCGCCCGACGACAGCTCGATCCTCACGGCCGAAGCGATCGACCCCGCGACCCAGCTCGGGATCTTCCGGGACGAGGACGGACGCCAGGTCCAGGCTGGACCGCCGAAGCACGGAACCTCACGCGCACAGTTCAAGAGTCTGCCGACCGGAGGCGGAGACGGCGCCAGACCGGGGAAGCCGGACGACACCAAGGTCGTCGAGTACGTACCGGACTGA